From the Natrarchaeobaculum aegyptiacum genome, one window contains:
- a CDS encoding tyrosine-type recombinase/integrase: MSNSKSQSESESESDSIGYFLEDIEYHGRNERTVAAYRRVLRSFESFLEERFGKTPVEAEYRDCMAFVHDLRSNYTDSTVASYASYLNRYYGYLVRVGQHDENPMELVLEEMNESIESNPSRRDISLAEMRTFVETIRHPLHKAIVMTFLKTGIRSGELCNLDLIDLNLGHDGQSWHPRAQIAEKPDTLYISAEHSYGAESGGTVRRASNKRKRETTIPVDDELRRVLLRWLAIRPNVRSPSEPLFTSTADAWGRRITIDTIHHIVEQYAREYGWLRTGGGAAENVTPHYFRHFFTTHLRDRTGDRGVVKYLRGDVASDIIDTYTHNWNDRVRETYLEHIYSITDVESN, translated from the coding sequence ATGAGTAACTCCAAATCCCAATCCGAATCCGAATCCGAATCCGACTCGATCGGCTACTTCCTCGAGGACATCGAGTACCACGGCCGAAACGAGCGGACGGTCGCCGCGTATCGACGAGTGCTTCGGTCGTTCGAATCGTTCCTCGAGGAACGGTTCGGCAAAACGCCCGTGGAAGCAGAGTACAGGGATTGTATGGCGTTCGTACACGATCTTCGGTCGAACTATACCGACAGCACCGTCGCGAGCTACGCGTCCTATCTCAACCGCTATTACGGATATCTCGTTCGGGTCGGTCAACACGACGAGAATCCGATGGAACTCGTCCTAGAGGAAATGAACGAATCTATCGAGTCGAATCCGTCGAGGCGCGATATTTCACTCGCAGAGATGCGCACTTTCGTGGAAACGATCAGACATCCCCTGCACAAGGCGATCGTGATGACCTTCCTCAAAACGGGAATCCGATCCGGTGAACTTTGCAACCTCGATCTGATCGACCTGAACCTGGGTCACGACGGTCAGTCGTGGCATCCACGGGCGCAAATCGCCGAGAAGCCCGATACGCTGTACATCTCGGCGGAGCACAGCTATGGGGCCGAATCGGGCGGAACGGTCCGTCGGGCATCGAATAAACGAAAGCGAGAGACGACGATTCCCGTCGACGACGAGCTCAGGCGCGTCCTGCTTCGGTGGTTAGCAATTCGACCGAACGTTCGATCCCCAAGTGAACCGCTGTTTACGAGTACTGCTGACGCCTGGGGACGTCGCATTACGATCGATACAATACACCACATCGTCGAGCAGTACGCCAGGGAGTATGGATGGCTTCGTACCGGGGGTGGCGCTGCCGAAAACGTGACGCCGCACTACTTCCGGCACTTCTTCACCACGCATCTCAGGGACCGGACGGGTGATCGCGGCGTCGTCAAGTACCTCCGCGGCGACGTCGCGAGCGACATCATCGACACCTACACCCACAACTGGAACGACCGCGTCCGGGAGACCTACCTCGAGCACATCTACTCGATTACGGACGTCGAGAGTAACTGA